Proteins from one Mixophyes fleayi isolate aMixFle1 chromosome 9, aMixFle1.hap1, whole genome shotgun sequence genomic window:
- the SNRPD2 gene encoding small nuclear ribonucleoprotein Sm D2 — protein sequence MSLLNKPKSEMTPEELQKREEEEFNTGPLSVLTQSVKNNTQVLINCRNNKKLLGRVKAFDRHCNMVLENVKEMWTEVPKSGKGKKKSKPVNKDRYISKMFLRGDSVIVVLRNPLLAGK from the exons GAGTCTCCTAAACAAGCCCAAGAGTGAGATGACCCCAGAAGAGCTCCAGAAGCGAGAGGAAGAGGAGTTTAACACTGGGCCGTTGTCTGTACTTACACAGTCTGTTAAGAACAATACACAGGTTCTCATAAACTGCAGGAACAACAAGAAACTGCTGGGGCGAGTGAAGGCGTTTGACAG ACACTGCAATATGGTCCTAGAAAATGTTAAGGAGATGTGGACTGAGGTGCCCAAAAGTGGAAAAGGAAAGAAGAAATCGAAGCCAGTCAACAAGGACAGATACATCTCCAAGATGTTCCTCCGAGGAGACAGTGTTATCGTTGTGCTCAGGAACCCGTTGCTAGCTGGAAAATGA